Proteins encoded together in one Venturia canescens isolate UGA chromosome 10, ASM1945775v1, whole genome shotgun sequence window:
- the LOC122417088 gene encoding putative beta-carotene-binding protein encodes MLAKSLLFALLVTLVVAKIPPYIKVCGRRNPDLDGCVRRSVESLRGKLREGIPELNVPTLEPLELKGFPLAESDSLRAYAEHVKVWGLTNFELKEFHDDLVKNQLLIKAVFKKLELDADYDIEAKILVPFKGKGPIHIVSHDSVADVVMSYKFATKNGVRYVYFSAMTIKLSINDFEAHFKSADGIESAISTAINSALKEGRQEILEIARPTLEKVISETILELGNKICKSFTYDELHPDTTE; translated from the exons ATGTTGGCTAAATCGCTACTCTTCGCCCTCCTGGTTACTCTCGTTGTGGCCAAAATTC CTCCCTACATCAAAGTATGCGGTCGAAGAAATCCAGATTTGGACGGATGTGTTCGGAGGAGTGTGGAAAGCTTGAGGGGGAAGCTCCGCGAGGGAATCCCGGAACTCAATGTTCCTACTCTGGAACCCCTCGAACTGAAAGGATTCCCTCTAGCGGAATCTGATTCGCTCAGAGCTTATGCCGAGCATGTGAAAGTTTGGGGACTGACGAATTTCGAATTGAAAGAGTTCCACGATGATTTAGTGAAAAATCAGCTCTTAATCAAAGCTGTTTTCAAAAAACTCGAGCTCGATGCCGACTATGATATAGAGGCGAAAATACTCGTTCCCTTTAAGGGCAAAGGTCCAATACACATCGTTTCCC ATGATTCCGTTGCCGACGTAGTAATGTCGTACAAGTTCGCGACTAAGAACGGTGTCAGGTACGTTTATTTTTCGGCGATGACGATAAAGCTCTCGATCAACGACTTCGAGGCCCACTTCAAGTCAGCCGACGGCATTGAAAGTGCGATATCAACGGCTATCAACAGCGCCCTTAAAGAGGGCCGTCAAGAAATCCTCGAAATAGCGAGACCCACTCTCGAGAAAGTCATATCCGAAACGATCCTCGAACTTGGCAACAAAATCTGCAAATCTTTCACCTACGACGAGCTTCATCCGGACACGACGGAATAA